In the Hordeum vulgare subsp. vulgare chromosome 7H, MorexV3_pseudomolecules_assembly, whole genome shotgun sequence genome, one interval contains:
- the LOC123411068 gene encoding AP2-like ethylene-responsive transcription factor AIL5 — MDMDMSSAAHAAHHWLSFSLSNNYHHGLLEALSSSSSGHHIAGEEGPVDEAPKMEDFLGCAGGSAGTTSTAVVDQGELGSIAAGFLHRYPAHDGTPDQNSGAVTVAATTMEVAESDQARRPAETFGQRTSIYRGVTRHRWTGRYEAHLWDNSCRREGQSRKGRQVYLGGYDKEEKAARAYDMAALKYWGPTTTTNFPVSNYEKELEEMKSMTRQEFIASLRRKSSGFSRGASIYRGVTRHHQHGRWQARIGRVAGNKDLYLGTFSTQEEAAEAYDIAAIKFRGLSAVTNFDMSRYDVESILNSDLPIGAGAAARASKFQPDVLSLPAPNVASPDMLPPAEKDYWSLLAMHYQQQQQQHLQQYPASAFETYGSGVNVDFTMGMGSANNASGGATVWGTTGATGHGDVGSRQSNSYSSNIPYASMVSGSGATATGGYEGSTGNNGTWVTTSNPASTTAPQYYNYLFGME, encoded by the exons ATGGACATGGACATGAGCTCTGCTGCCCACGCTGCTCACCACTggctctccttctccctctccaacAACTAccaccacggcctcctcgaggcccTCTCCAGCTCCTCCTCCGGCCACCACATCGCCG GAGAGGAAGGCCCCGTGGACGAGGCGCCTAAGATGGAGGACTTCCTCGGCTGTGCCGGCGGCAGCGCCGGCACGACATCGACGGCTGTGGTAGACCAAGGCGAGCTGGGTAGCATCGCCGCGGGGTTCTTGCATCGGTATCCGGCGCACGACGGTACGCCGGACCAGAACTCCGGCGCGGTGACCGTAGCGGCGACGACCATGGAGGTCGCCGAGTCCGATCAGGCGAGGAGGCCCGCCGAGACGTTTGGCCAGCGGACGTCAATCTACCGCGGCGTCACCAG GCACCGGTGGACGGGGAGGTATGAGGCGCACCTGTGGGACAACAGCTGCCGCCGGGAAGGCCAAAGCCGCAAAGGCCGCCAAG TCTATTTAG GAGGCtatgacaaggaggagaaggcggcGAGGGCCTACGACATGGCTGCGCTGAAGTACTGGGGTCCGACCACCACGACGAACTTCCCG gtgtccAACTACGAGAAGGAGTTGGAGGAGATGAAGTCGATGACGCGGCAGGAGTTCATCGCTTCCCTTCGCAG GAAGAGCAGCGGCTTCTCACGAGGGGCGTCCATCTACAGAGGCGTAACAAG GCATCATCAGCACGGCCGGTGGCAGGCAAGGATCGGCAGGGTGGCCGGAAACAAGGACCTGTACCTGGGAACTTTCA GcacgcaggaggaggcggcggaggcgtACGATATCGCGGCGATCAAGTTCCGTGGGCTCAGCGCCGTGACCAACTTCGACATGAGCCGCTACGACGTCGAGAGCATCCTCAACAGCGACCTGCCCATCGGTGCCGGGGCGGCCGCCCGCGCCTCCAAGTTCCAACCGGACGTCCTATCGCTGCCGGCGCCAAATGTGGCATCACCGGACATGCTGCCGCCGGCGGAGAAGGACTACTGGTCCCTGCTCGCCATGCactaccagcagcagcagcaacagcacctGCAGCAGTACCCCGCCTCGGCATTCGAGACCTACGGGTCCGGCGTGAACGTGGACTTCACAATGGGCATGGGCAGCGCCAACAACGCCAGCGGCGGCGCCACCGTGTGGGGCACCACCGGTGCAACAGGACACGGCGACGTCGGCAGCAGGCAGAGCAACAGCTACTCCAGCAACATTCCTTATGCTTCCATGGTGTCTGGATCAGGGGCAACAGCAACCGGGGGTTACGAGGGCTCCACCGGCAACAATGGCACCTGGGTGACGACGAGCAACCCGGCCAGCACGACGGCTCCTCAGTACTACAACTATCTGTTTGGCATGGAGTAG